One window from the genome of Carassius carassius chromosome 15, fCarCar2.1, whole genome shotgun sequence encodes:
- the otoa gene encoding otoancorin, translating to MGLYREVLILSCLVQWATVMSQGMMEMPFNQSIEFPRLPANFRQMAKELMSTCFKKGHQVPVMNNSLNSSYGQMMESPISIFPELLSSLPQSFPSHSKPQFNETAEEQDSVWNIAEKMRNCTNMGHMIDLMRNSTEGPGCFIRAFMAPLSWMTIMQNGTDLNKEDLTKLLWAAKPFLETMPPSSFVLPAFSQRSHLAEMMKVLGEVFSVLSEEQRKAVIGWIKERVALNEYKCLLKAPALNIQPPGSLGKIIQNVPLVTAAMPVMNVPGAQGNPHPMMNASTGVHICPPRLSWLNATVLTMMGPFLSRLSLEEAKTIPKEELCEFFRTSDFSPSFQNVNGIQPALGRTLFQRLKQECSSSENFTQNLDRLGSLACFFDGAQSLNLNLSRKLLSQIEACNNPEIDKVKRQLVQIILEKDSSSSYPEILQSLGSAVSALPLSRLSRFSSEDLNNTLTSLSQASWSPAQAKTLAKKLLEAAKNISGEKLLSLGTMVRGVASSLLKNVKAEGLLGNKALNTMSEKMSSLQRTALLEAFRRDVNASELVKGLPDSLLSSLSLSTLEKADLSSVDQLQGRGWTRAQSAFLLKKILGNKINLGELRKLGPAVQGVTCEMIEKINRTDALEMAQTLNKSCAWLSRVQIRCTAQKLFASLEEQRPGYFNNIKNSELQAIPSVLLIHLPVEKIQNLSDAVCPAFMEKMNQVNLSSLPNSSPARSALTKRAISCLKRNASDLSVAEVLTLGSLVCELDPAWISFLNPAALNSTLQALASCQYIQQQHREHLFRLLTTTYGDTTLWSEEDMRVLGPLLLLNDTAIEKLPPKSWVKSYLSDLMDSLPSQPVVPPPKEFRSWFDLSALRRKLFDLKTSSTLQNRRKREVISTVVSTLIDPMLTYIEDLKQGNVYWTPTEFSKMTVQTFKDVVPTLGEITNYSTEQLAALKAKTLEAWGSVSMLNESQIAVLGCICQSFSAEELGNLSIASLDTLETMTTCNFTQTQRTAVWQAFERVAGINMSRLGQLEMVGLGQFICGLQPGQIDQLNPVSFSESVEVVGRAPCPLNIRERLKEKAVAVFGKSHTWTEAQVSIMGNIIAGLSAVELGSLNSTVLPFIQPSAIPLISSDRLTALSVSQLKALGPDNAAAVTEAQRSGLRVDQKAALDEAVGLKTARAEVPIGNSTGISNPGSGGSVTLPLKGGASVESMAGCVLLMQAIALLLFGYIL from the exons ATGGGGTTGTATAGAGAGGTTTTGATCCTTTCATGTCTAGTCCAGTGGGCTACAG TAATGTCCCAGGGTATGATGGAGATGCCCTTCAACCAGTCAATAGAATTTCCCAGACTACCTGCAAACTTCAGGCAAATGGCCAAGGAACTG ATGAGCACATGCTTCAAGAAAG GTCACCAGGTGCCTGTAATGAACAATTCACTGAACAG CTCATATGGACAGATGATGGAGAGCCCCATCTCTATTTTTCCAGagcttctctcctctcttcctcagtCTTTCCCCTCTCACTCCAAACCACAGTTCAATGAAACAGCAGAAGAGCAGGACTCAGTCTGG AACATTGCTGAGAAGATGCGGAACTGCACCAACATGGGCCATATGATTGATCTCATGAGGAATAGCACG GAAGGTCCTGGTTGTTTCATTCGGGCATTCATGGCTCCTCTTTCCTGGATGACAATCATGCAGAATGGAACAGACCTCAATAAAGAAGAtctaacaaagcttttatgggcgGCTAAACCCTTCTTAGAAACAATGCCTCCGTCTAGCTTTGTGTTGCCGGCATTTTCACAACGTTCTCACCTGGCTGAAAT GATGAAGGTGCTTGGTGAGGTGTTCAGTGTTCTGTCCGAGGAACAGAGGAAGGCAGTTATAGGGTGGATCAAAGAGAGAGTTGcactaaatgaatataaatgccTTCTGAAAGCACCAGCCCTGAACATCCAGCCTCCTGGATCACTGGGAAAAATCATTC AAAATGTTCCATTAGTCACAGCAGCGATGCCTGTGATGAATGTACCAGGAGCTCAAGGGAATCCACATCCAATGATGAATG CTTCAACAGGGGTCCATATATGTCCTCCAAGATTGTCCTGGCTGAACGCTACTGTGTTGACAATGATGGGGCCTTTTCTATCTCGACTATCTTTAGAAGAAGCAAAGACCATCCCTAAAGAAGAG CTATGTGAGTTTTTCAGGACTTCAGATTTCTCTCCATCATTTCAAAATGTTAATGGAATCCAGCCTGCCCTTGGCCGAACACTTTTTCAACGCTTGAAACAAGAGTGTTCCAGCAGTGAAAATTTCACTCAAAACCTGGACAG GCTGGGCTCTCTGGCTTGTTTCTTCGATGGTGCACAGTCTCTGAATCTGAATCTTAGTAGAAAACTGCTCTCTCAGATTGAGGCCTGCAACAACCCTGAAATAGACAAG GTGAAAAGACAGCTAGTACAGATCATTCTGGAGAAAGATAGCAGTTCCTCCTATCCTGAGATTCTGCAGTCTCTGGGATCTGCCGTGTCTGCCCTTCCTCTTTCCCGGCTGTCCCGCTTCTCCTCTGAAGACCTGAACAACACCCTCACCAGCTTGAGTCAGGCCAGTTGGAGCCCAGCTCAAGCTAAGACTTTGGCAAAGAAACTGTTGGAAGCTGCCAAG AATATAAGCGGTGAGAAGTTGTTGTCTCTGGGTACGATGGTGAGAGGGGTGGCCAGTTCCCTCCTCAAGAATGTGAAGGCAGAAGGGCTGCTGGGAAATAAAGCCCTGAACACTATGAGCGAGAAGATGTCCTCCCTACAAAGAACAGCACTACTGGAAGCG TTCCGTCGTGATGTAAATGCATCTGAACTGGTGAAGGGGTTGCCAgattctctcctctcttctctgtcTCTATCCACGCTGGAGAAGGCAGACCTCAGCTCTGTGGATCAGCTGCAGGGACGCGGCTGGACTCGTGCTCAG TCTGCTTTCCTTCTGAAGAAGATTTTGGGTAACAAGATTAACCTTGGTGAATTACG GAAGCTGGGTCCAGCTGTACAGGGTGTCACTTGTGAAATGATTGAAAAAATCAATCGAACTGATGCTTTGGAAATGGCACAGACACTGAACAAGTCCTGCGCATGGCTCTCCAGGGTTCAG ATTCGGTGTACTGCTCAAAAACTCTTTGCAAGTCTGGAGGAGCAGAGACCAGGATAtttcaacaacattaaaaactCTGAGCTCCAGGCCATCCCATCTGTGCTGCTCATCCATCTACC AGTGGAGAAGATTCAAAACCTGTCTGATGCTGTGTGTCCCGCTTTCATGGAGAAGATGAATCAAGTCAACCTGTCCTCTCTACCAAACAGCTCTCCAGCACGCAGTGCACTTACCAAAAGAGCCATCAGCTGCCTG AAGAGGAACGCGTCTGATCTGTCCGTGGCAGAGGTTTTGACTCTAGGCTCTCTGGTGTGTGAGTTAGACCCAGCCTGGATTTCCTTTCTGAACCCTGCAGCTCTGAACTCCACCCTGCAGGCTCTCGCCTCCTGTCAGTATATCCAGCAACAGCACAGAGAGCATCTGTTCAGACTGCTTACGACAACCTATGG GGACACTACTTTATGGTCAGAGGAAGATATGAGGGTGCTTGGGCCACTTTTGTTACTTAATGACACTGCCATTGAAAAGCTGCCACCCAAA AGCTGGGTAAAGTCATATCTGTCAGACCTGATGGACAGTTTGCCCAGTCAGCCTGTGGTTCCTCCTCCAAAGGAGTTCCGCTCTTGGTTTGACCTCTCTGCACTTCGTCGCAAACTGTTTGACCTCAAAACGAGTAGCACACTACAAAACCGCAGGAAGCGTGAAG TTATTAGCACAGTGGTGTCCACTTTAATAGACCCCATGCTCACGTATATTGAGGACCTCAAACAGGGGAATGTATACTGGACTCCCACCGAATTCAGTAAAATGACTGTGCAGACTTTCAAAGATGTTGTGCCAACATTAGGAGAGATAACCAACTATAGCACCGAACAACTGGCTGCACTCAAAGCAAAAACTCTGgag GCATGGGGGAGTGTGTCCATGTTGAATGAGTCTCAGATTGCTGTTCTGGGCTGCATCTGCCAGAGCTTCAGTGCTGAAGAGCTGGGCAACCTCAGCATTGCCTCACTGGACACTTTGGAGACAATGACCACCTGCAACTTTACCCAGACACAg AGGACAGCGGTCTGGCAGGCCTTTGAAAGAGTGGCTGGAATCAACATGTCTAGATTAGGACAGCTGGAGATGGTGGGTCTGGGACAGTTTATCTGTGGTCTACAGCCTGGCCAGATCGATCAGCTCAATCCCGTCAGCTTCAG TGAGTCAGTAGAGGTGGTGGGCCGTGCTCCTTGTCCTCTGAACATTAGAGAGCGTCTGAAGGAAAAGgcagtggctgtgtttggaaaaTCCCACACATGGACTGAAGCTCAAGTCAGCATTATGGGCAACATTATTG CTGGTCTAAGTGCTGTCGAGCTGGGAAGTCTAAATTCAACCGTCCTGCCATTCATTCAGCCATCTGCCATCCCTCTCATATCCTCAGATCGCTTAACT GCACTGTCGGTCAGCCAGTTGAAGGCTTTGGGTCCTGACAATGCTGCCGCGGTAACAGAGGCTCAGCGTTCAGGACTGAGGGTCGATCAAAAGGCTGCACTGGATGAAGCTGTGGGACTGAAAACTGCACGTGCTGAAGTGCCCATTGGAAACTCCACTGGAATCTCCAATCCAGGCTCTGGGGGATCAGTCACACTGCCACTAAAAGGAG GTGCATCTGTAGAGAGCATGGCAGGATGTGTCCTCCTCATGCAGGCCATTGCACTGCTGTTGTTTGGATACATTCTCTAA
- the znf687a gene encoding zinc finger protein 687a isoform X1, protein MGMGDMKTPDFDDLLAAFDIPDIDAKEAIQSDTDGNQNERSGVVGKERSGSSCLRPPESPEPVPLAPQNDPSVVSVIVKNSVHSDDKTEGNVTEGDISGADASHESPQKGPSEDGLVPPDPFIINGLKTVSVGATEPSPPPALTRMQPNGQLWSLSAPSVSTDDNQDGTSSKHPSSTFSTAQSLPLPDPPILSSHLISSDFPARVDCEEAPPLNGTLRAGVRRHLSEDEESEPDLGSPALVIQESPDSQWCSAPKVPRLKRSPSSVFQPPSPSSPSLPVSNTQIEEPSVQNPTLLQSGVNPTSLTSTSDLPAEEKDVEHIIEERDSPESPEPEIPQTRPSNQQEANEPEQKVRKEEAAQNQVIDMSISVQENSGLQLKTEAGGGAETQGKSTKTSLVESPSEDVTNSGKTSSKPLKVRIKTVKTSAGNITRTVSKVAPKGGTSKGLGGPKVQAGAHRIQKSGDAPQGRAQGSKVSMLPVSTLQDASTAMLFAASKAQNQMATSLSTTAVKITRTSTLPSITSSLMPGVRSLGQKTMNGNPGTAKPASIVNNSGAVISRSQSSLVEAFNKILNSKNPLPSYHPDLSIPPPPEWGLRVPSTGYRCLECGDAFALERSLARHYDRRSMRIEVTCNHCSKRLAFFNKCSLLLHAREHKEKGLVMQCSHLIMSPVSVEQMIGQQDTVPIGVLSPAASTLSAIKESGVHLSQSSDNSCPECWSPFKGKAEIVAHFQEVEPGGTETCCMQCSPPMPLWNSCSAAAHRRLHQQLPPLVCPECGVTCQFHELNTHLNQTCLHYSRRLGYRCACCHLVFGGVNSLNAVKTHMQTAHCEVFHKCPSCPMAFKSSSSAEGHCASQHPELLETERQSKEIYKCVMCRTVFTQKALLSVHIDTHLAKQKMHVFKCPDCNKLFTQRGSLLEHVKDSHRDSSIYDTSAQNNLVKMESSDGEQEGQGEDEDRGRMAREDGNSAVQRWSCSQCQTHYIDKENYITHMSEQHGKELKKFPCTLCEGSFSSSSSLRRHIRVKHKGIKRAFYCQLCRGGKRSFSSKLILEKHIQAQHGGDRGAATKSQSQAVPGITDAADSSSEHDGGPGTLGGASIEAESQLAESSLTRPGRGTAAEEQEATGFRCMPCGFTTEHREEFLQHIVCHRDGGSSFQCQQCGACFASSSSLSRHLFISHRVRDSPSERKHASPVTGSNSVTSDSAVAAGSPGSPSSLGGAQAEDGEGKHTCKVCGRYFSKPADLNTHFRTHGMAFITAYKTDKPA, encoded by the exons ATGGGAATGGGGGACATGAAGACACCAGATTTTGATGACCTGCTGGCAGCGTTTGACATTCCAGACATTGATGCCAAAGAAGCAATTCAGTCTGACACTGATGGCAATCAAAATGAGCGCAGTGGTGTTGTTGGAAAGGAGAGAAGTGGAAGTTCATGCCTAAGACCTCCAGAAAGCCCTGAGCCTGTTCCTTTAGCTCCTCAAAATGACCCCTCCGTGGTCAGTGTGATTGTAAAAAACAGTGTACATTCTGATGACAAAACTGAAGGGAATGTAACTGAAGGGGACATTTCTGGTGCTGATGCCTCACATGAATCTCCCCAGAAAGGTCCCAGCGAAGATGGCCTGGTGCCACCAGATCCGTTCATCATTAATGGACTCAAAACTGTCTCTGTTGGGGCTACAGAACCCTCTCCACCACCAGCTCTAACCCGGATGCAACCAAATGGGCAGCTTTGGTCTCTCTCTGCTCCTAGTGTTTCAACTGATGACAACCAAGATGGCACTTCTTCTAAACACCCTTCTAGCACTTTCTCCACAGCTCAGTCTTTACCTCTGCCTGACCCTCCCATCTTATCTTCACATTTAATTAGTTCAGACTTTCCTGCAAGAGTTGATTGTGAGGAAGCACCACCATTAAATGGCACTTTGAGGGCAGGAGTCCGTCGACACTTATCTGAAGATGAAGAATCTGAACCAGACCTCGGTAGCCCTGCACTTGTCATACAAGAAAGCCCGGATTCACAATGGTGCTCTGCTCCCAAGGTACCACGCCTGAAGCGGTCTCCTTCAAGCGTGTTTCAACCACCATCTCCCTCGTCCCCCTCCTTACCAGTTAGTAACACTCAAATCGAAGAGCCATCTGTCCAGAATCCAACACTTCTACAAAGCGGCGTCAACCCAACATCTTTGACCTCCACAAGCGATCTGCCAGCTGAAGAAAAAGACGTGGAGCACATAATCGAGGAGAGAGATTCTCCTGAAAGCCCTGAGCCAGAAATCCCTCAAACCCGGCCATCAAATCAACAAGAAGCCAATGAGCCAGAACAGAAAGTCAGAAAAGAAGAAGCCGCTCAAAATCAAGTTATTGACATGAGCATAAGTGTGCAGGAGAATAGTGGTCTTCAACTAAAAACAGAGGCTGGTGGAGGTGCGGAGACACAAGGGAAATCCACCAAGACTAGTTTGGTAGAGTCCCCCTCTGAAGATGTCACAAACTCCGGCAAAACCTCCTCCAAGCCTCTCAAAGTCAGAATCAAGACTGTCAAAACGTCTGCTGGAAACATCACACGTACTGTATCTAAAGTGGCTCCCAAAGGAGGCACCTCCAAGGGTCTTGGTGGCCCTAAAGTTCAAGCAGGGGCCCATAGGATCCAGAAGTCTGGTGATGCTCCTCAAGGGCGAGCTCAGGGTTCAAAGGTGTCGATGTTGCCAGTTTCCACCCTTCAGGATGCCAGCACAGCTATGTTATTTGCAGCCAGCAAGGCACAGAATCAGATGGCCACCAGTCTTTCCACCACTGCAGTCAAGATCACCAGAACATCAACTCTCCCCTCCATCACCTCTTCACTAATGCCTGGGGTTCGCAGTTTGGGGCAGAAAACAATGAACGGGAATCCTGGGACTGCCAAACCAGCCTCCATTGTGAACAACTCGGGGGCTGTGATCTCACGCAGCCAGTCTAGCCTCGTTGAGGCCTTCAACAAAATACTAAACAGTAAGAATCCACTGCCAAGTTATCATCCAGACCTCTCCATCCCGCCTCCCCCAGAATGGGGTCTTCGAGTGCCCTCAACGGGATACCGTTGCCTTGAATGCGGTGATGCATTCGCTCTGGAGCGCAGTCTGGCGAGGCACTACGATCGGCGCTCTATGAGGATCGAGGTGACCTGTAATCACTGCTCCAAACGCTTGGCTTTCTTTAACAAGTGCAGCCTGCTGCTCCACGCACGAGAGCACAAGGAGAAGGGGCTGGTTATGCAGTGCTCACACCTCATCATGAGTCCTGTGAGTGTGGAGCAGATGATTGGCCAGCAGGATACCGTGCCTATAG GTGTCCTTTCTCCAGCTGCCTCCACTCTGTCTGCCATTAAAGAAAGTGGTGTCCATCTGTCACAATCTTCTGATAACAG CTGTCCAGAGTGTTGGAGTCCATTCAAAGGGAAGGCAGAAATAGTGGCACACTTTCAAGAGGTGGAGCCTGGTGGCACTGAAACG TGTTGTATGCAGTGTTCTCCTCCGATGCCGCTGTGGAACTCATGTAGTGCTGCGGCTCACCGGCGGTTACATCAGCAGCTCCCTCCGCTGGTTTGCCCTGAATGCGGTGTCACCTGTCAGTTTCATGAACTCAACACTCATCTGAATCAAACCTGCCTCCACTACTCACGGCGCCTTGGATATAG ATGTGCTTGTTGTCATTTGGTGTTTGGTGGAGTGAATAGTTTGAATGCTGTAAAGACTCACATGCAGACGGCTCACTGTGAGGTCTTCCATAAATGCCCCTCCTGCCCCATGGCTTTTAAATCTTCCTCTAGTGCTGAGGGCCACTGCGCCTCCCAGCATCCTGAACTCCTTGAGACCGAAAGGCAGTCCAA GGAGATCTATAAATGTGTGATGTGTCGGACTGTTTTTACACAAAAAGCATTACTCAGTGTCCATATCGACACTCACTTAGCCAAGCAGAAGATGCACGTCTTTAAATGTCCCGACTGTAACAAGCTGTTCACTCAGAGGGGTTCCCTTCTTGAGCATGTTAAG GACTCTCACAGGGACTCTAGCATTTATGACACATCAGCACAGAACAATTTGGTAAAAATGGAGAGCTCTGACGGGGAGCAGGAGGGACAGGGTGAAGACGAGGACCGAGGAAGAATGGCGAGAGAGGATGGGAACTCTGCTGTCCAGAGATGGAGCTGCTCACAGTGTCAGACGCACTACATAGACAAAGAGAACTACATCACACACATGTCTGAGCAGCATGGCAAG GAACTGAAGAAGTTTCCATGTACTCTTTGTGAAGGGTCCTTCTCTTCATCATCAAGTTTAAGACGCCACATCCGTGTCAAGCACAAAGGCATCAAAAGAGCGTTTTATTGCCA ACTCTGTAGAGGTGGGAAGAGGAGTTTCAGCAGTAAGCTGATTCTTGAGAAACATATTCAGGCTCAGCATGGAGGAGACAGAGGAGCAGCCACAAAGAGTCAGAGTCAG GCAGTTCCTGGTATCACAGATGCAGCTGACAGCTCGTCTGAGCATGATGGTGGTCCTGGAACTTTGGGCGGGGCCTCCATTGAAGCAGAAAGCCAATTGGCTGAGAGCAGCCTGACCAGGCCTGGCAGAGGAACTGCAGCTGAGGAGCAGGAAGCCACAGGATTCCGCTGCATGCCGTGTGGCTTTACCACAGAGCACAGAGAAGAGTTTCTCCAGCATATTGTTTGTCACCGTGACGGGGGCAGCAGCTTTCAGTGTCAGCAGTGCGGTGCGTGTTTCGCATCCTCCTCCTCTCTCAGCAGACATCTCTTCATCAGCCATCGAGTGCGTGATTCCCCCTCCGAGCGCAAACATGCATCTCCTGTCACTGGTTCAAATTCTGTGACCTCTGACTCGGCAGTTGCAGCAGGGTCCCCAGGCTCACCCTCGAGTTTAGGGGGGGCACAGGCGGAGGATGGGGAAGGTAAGCACACCTGTAAGGTGTGTGGACGTTACTTTAGCAAACCTGCTGATCTTAATACACACTTCAGAACTCATGGCATGGCCTTCATCACCGCGTACAAAACAGACAAACCAGCGTAG
- the znf687a gene encoding zinc finger protein 687a isoform X2 translates to MGMGDMKTPDFDDLLAAFDIPDIDAKEAIQSDTDGNQNERSGVVGKERSGSSCLRPPESPEPVPLAPQNDPSVVSVIVKNSVHSDDKTEGNVTEGDISGADASHESPQKGPSEDGLVPPDPFIINGLKTVSVGATEPSPPPALTRMQPNGQLWSLSAPSVSTDDNQDGTSSKHPSSTFSTAQSLPLPDPPILSSHLISSDFPARVDCEEAPPLNGTLRAGVRRHLSEDEESEPDLGSPALVIQESPDSQWCSAPKVPRLKRSPSSVFQPPSPSSPSLPVSNTQIEEPSVQNPTLLQSGVNPTSLTSTSDLPAEEKDVEHIIEERDSPESPEPEIPQTRPSNQQEANEPEQKVRKEEAAQNQVIDMSISVQENSGLQLKTEAGGGAETQGKSTKTSLVESPSEDVTNSGKTSSKPLKVRIKTVKTSAGNITRTVSKVAPKGGTSKGLGGPKVQAGAHRIQKSGDAPQGRAQGSKVSMLPVSTLQDASTAMLFAASKAQNQMATSLSTTAVKITRTSTLPSITSSLMPGVRSLGQKTMNGNPGTAKPASIVNNSGAVISRSQSSLVEAFNKILNSKNPLPSYHPDLSIPPPPEWGLRVPSTGYRCLECGDAFALERSLARHYDRRSMRIEVTCNHCSKRLAFFNKCSLLLHAREHKEKGLVMQCSHLIMSPVSVEQMIGQQDTVPIGVLSPAASTLSAIKESGVHLSQSSDNSCPECWSPFKGKAEIVAHFQEVEPGGTETCCMQCSPPMPLWNSCSAAAHRRLHQQLPPLVCPECGVTCQFHELNTHLNQTCLHYSRRLGYRCACCHLVFGGVNSLNAVKTHMQTAHCEVFHKCPSCPMAFKSSSSAEGHCASQHPELLETERQSKEIYKCVMCRTVFTQKALLSVHIDTHLAKQKMHVFKCPDCNKLFTQRGSLLEHVKDSHRDSSIYDTSAQNNLVKMESSDGEQEGQGEDEDRGRMAREDGNSAVQRWSCSQCQTHYIDKENYITHMSEQHGKELKKFPCTLCEGSFSSSSSLRRHIRVKHKGIKRAFYCQLCRGGKRSFSTQHGGDRGAATKSQSQAVPGITDAADSSSEHDGGPGTLGGASIEAESQLAESSLTRPGRGTAAEEQEATGFRCMPCGFTTEHREEFLQHIVCHRDGGSSFQCQQCGACFASSSSLSRHLFISHRVRDSPSERKHASPVTGSNSVTSDSAVAAGSPGSPSSLGGAQAEDGEGKHTCKVCGRYFSKPADLNTHFRTHGMAFITAYKTDKPA, encoded by the exons ATGGGAATGGGGGACATGAAGACACCAGATTTTGATGACCTGCTGGCAGCGTTTGACATTCCAGACATTGATGCCAAAGAAGCAATTCAGTCTGACACTGATGGCAATCAAAATGAGCGCAGTGGTGTTGTTGGAAAGGAGAGAAGTGGAAGTTCATGCCTAAGACCTCCAGAAAGCCCTGAGCCTGTTCCTTTAGCTCCTCAAAATGACCCCTCCGTGGTCAGTGTGATTGTAAAAAACAGTGTACATTCTGATGACAAAACTGAAGGGAATGTAACTGAAGGGGACATTTCTGGTGCTGATGCCTCACATGAATCTCCCCAGAAAGGTCCCAGCGAAGATGGCCTGGTGCCACCAGATCCGTTCATCATTAATGGACTCAAAACTGTCTCTGTTGGGGCTACAGAACCCTCTCCACCACCAGCTCTAACCCGGATGCAACCAAATGGGCAGCTTTGGTCTCTCTCTGCTCCTAGTGTTTCAACTGATGACAACCAAGATGGCACTTCTTCTAAACACCCTTCTAGCACTTTCTCCACAGCTCAGTCTTTACCTCTGCCTGACCCTCCCATCTTATCTTCACATTTAATTAGTTCAGACTTTCCTGCAAGAGTTGATTGTGAGGAAGCACCACCATTAAATGGCACTTTGAGGGCAGGAGTCCGTCGACACTTATCTGAAGATGAAGAATCTGAACCAGACCTCGGTAGCCCTGCACTTGTCATACAAGAAAGCCCGGATTCACAATGGTGCTCTGCTCCCAAGGTACCACGCCTGAAGCGGTCTCCTTCAAGCGTGTTTCAACCACCATCTCCCTCGTCCCCCTCCTTACCAGTTAGTAACACTCAAATCGAAGAGCCATCTGTCCAGAATCCAACACTTCTACAAAGCGGCGTCAACCCAACATCTTTGACCTCCACAAGCGATCTGCCAGCTGAAGAAAAAGACGTGGAGCACATAATCGAGGAGAGAGATTCTCCTGAAAGCCCTGAGCCAGAAATCCCTCAAACCCGGCCATCAAATCAACAAGAAGCCAATGAGCCAGAACAGAAAGTCAGAAAAGAAGAAGCCGCTCAAAATCAAGTTATTGACATGAGCATAAGTGTGCAGGAGAATAGTGGTCTTCAACTAAAAACAGAGGCTGGTGGAGGTGCGGAGACACAAGGGAAATCCACCAAGACTAGTTTGGTAGAGTCCCCCTCTGAAGATGTCACAAACTCCGGCAAAACCTCCTCCAAGCCTCTCAAAGTCAGAATCAAGACTGTCAAAACGTCTGCTGGAAACATCACACGTACTGTATCTAAAGTGGCTCCCAAAGGAGGCACCTCCAAGGGTCTTGGTGGCCCTAAAGTTCAAGCAGGGGCCCATAGGATCCAGAAGTCTGGTGATGCTCCTCAAGGGCGAGCTCAGGGTTCAAAGGTGTCGATGTTGCCAGTTTCCACCCTTCAGGATGCCAGCACAGCTATGTTATTTGCAGCCAGCAAGGCACAGAATCAGATGGCCACCAGTCTTTCCACCACTGCAGTCAAGATCACCAGAACATCAACTCTCCCCTCCATCACCTCTTCACTAATGCCTGGGGTTCGCAGTTTGGGGCAGAAAACAATGAACGGGAATCCTGGGACTGCCAAACCAGCCTCCATTGTGAACAACTCGGGGGCTGTGATCTCACGCAGCCAGTCTAGCCTCGTTGAGGCCTTCAACAAAATACTAAACAGTAAGAATCCACTGCCAAGTTATCATCCAGACCTCTCCATCCCGCCTCCCCCAGAATGGGGTCTTCGAGTGCCCTCAACGGGATACCGTTGCCTTGAATGCGGTGATGCATTCGCTCTGGAGCGCAGTCTGGCGAGGCACTACGATCGGCGCTCTATGAGGATCGAGGTGACCTGTAATCACTGCTCCAAACGCTTGGCTTTCTTTAACAAGTGCAGCCTGCTGCTCCACGCACGAGAGCACAAGGAGAAGGGGCTGGTTATGCAGTGCTCACACCTCATCATGAGTCCTGTGAGTGTGGAGCAGATGATTGGCCAGCAGGATACCGTGCCTATAG GTGTCCTTTCTCCAGCTGCCTCCACTCTGTCTGCCATTAAAGAAAGTGGTGTCCATCTGTCACAATCTTCTGATAACAG CTGTCCAGAGTGTTGGAGTCCATTCAAAGGGAAGGCAGAAATAGTGGCACACTTTCAAGAGGTGGAGCCTGGTGGCACTGAAACG TGTTGTATGCAGTGTTCTCCTCCGATGCCGCTGTGGAACTCATGTAGTGCTGCGGCTCACCGGCGGTTACATCAGCAGCTCCCTCCGCTGGTTTGCCCTGAATGCGGTGTCACCTGTCAGTTTCATGAACTCAACACTCATCTGAATCAAACCTGCCTCCACTACTCACGGCGCCTTGGATATAG ATGTGCTTGTTGTCATTTGGTGTTTGGTGGAGTGAATAGTTTGAATGCTGTAAAGACTCACATGCAGACGGCTCACTGTGAGGTCTTCCATAAATGCCCCTCCTGCCCCATGGCTTTTAAATCTTCCTCTAGTGCTGAGGGCCACTGCGCCTCCCAGCATCCTGAACTCCTTGAGACCGAAAGGCAGTCCAA GGAGATCTATAAATGTGTGATGTGTCGGACTGTTTTTACACAAAAAGCATTACTCAGTGTCCATATCGACACTCACTTAGCCAAGCAGAAGATGCACGTCTTTAAATGTCCCGACTGTAACAAGCTGTTCACTCAGAGGGGTTCCCTTCTTGAGCATGTTAAG GACTCTCACAGGGACTCTAGCATTTATGACACATCAGCACAGAACAATTTGGTAAAAATGGAGAGCTCTGACGGGGAGCAGGAGGGACAGGGTGAAGACGAGGACCGAGGAAGAATGGCGAGAGAGGATGGGAACTCTGCTGTCCAGAGATGGAGCTGCTCACAGTGTCAGACGCACTACATAGACAAAGAGAACTACATCACACACATGTCTGAGCAGCATGGCAAG GAACTGAAGAAGTTTCCATGTACTCTTTGTGAAGGGTCCTTCTCTTCATCATCAAGTTTAAGACGCCACATCCGTGTCAAGCACAAAGGCATCAAAAGAGCGTTTTATTGCCA ACTCTGTAGAGGTGGGAAGAGGAGTTTCAGCA CTCAGCATGGAGGAGACAGAGGAGCAGCCACAAAGAGTCAGAGTCAG GCAGTTCCTGGTATCACAGATGCAGCTGACAGCTCGTCTGAGCATGATGGTGGTCCTGGAACTTTGGGCGGGGCCTCCATTGAAGCAGAAAGCCAATTGGCTGAGAGCAGCCTGACCAGGCCTGGCAGAGGAACTGCAGCTGAGGAGCAGGAAGCCACAGGATTCCGCTGCATGCCGTGTGGCTTTACCACAGAGCACAGAGAAGAGTTTCTCCAGCATATTGTTTGTCACCGTGACGGGGGCAGCAGCTTTCAGTGTCAGCAGTGCGGTGCGTGTTTCGCATCCTCCTCCTCTCTCAGCAGACATCTCTTCATCAGCCATCGAGTGCGTGATTCCCCCTCCGAGCGCAAACATGCATCTCCTGTCACTGGTTCAAATTCTGTGACCTCTGACTCGGCAGTTGCAGCAGGGTCCCCAGGCTCACCCTCGAGTTTAGGGGGGGCACAGGCGGAGGATGGGGAAGGTAAGCACACCTGTAAGGTGTGTGGACGTTACTTTAGCAAACCTGCTGATCTTAATACACACTTCAGAACTCATGGCATGGCCTTCATCACCGCGTACAAAACAGACAAACCAGCGTAG